ttaataaaggtTATTGTAAAGTAAAATTAGTcaaatgtgttgatgtttttctcttttattatattttattaagtTAACCGGCCGCTCTTCACTCTTCATCATTGTTGTGCTTTGCAGCTGCCTCCAGGGggcgcgtgtgtttgtgtcagactAAAAACCTGACCGGAAATAAAAGAATCGGAGCTGAGTCGAACCGGAAGTCTCGTCGGTTGGGTTTCCTCTCCGGCTGGCGGTGAAATAGTCGCGTTAGCTCCGGAGCTAATTCTTCACTTTGCAAACGGAGAAGTTTCAGGTAAAAAACACTATGAACTTATAAATAATGCTCGTTTCGCACTAAACTCAAAGCGAACAAACACGGAAGAAAATTAattgtatataatatttatattagcACGCTGGGTTAGCTCTGGTGCGAGCTAGCTAATTAGCCGCGGTTAGCATGTTCCAGCTGCTGCACGGCTAACGTTAACTTTACCGTTAAAGTTAACGTTATTCTTGTGTGACGTCATTTCGCACGGTCACTGCGTTTGAGTTCAGTTTGTGGGTGAATCCCGCAGCGGCCACGAAGGGTCAATGCTAGCCAAGCACAGCAGAAGCTAACAGGCTAATTCAGCTAGCATCTACACAAGACACGATTCAATAACACGATTCGTGTGTCTTCTGTTTGTTGTCGTCGTGTTTCAGGCGTCGGTGTTTTCGTGTGCGTGTTGGCCTCGCGTGGAAGAAGAGGACGTATTAAATCATGCGAAAACAAACGTTAAATTCATCTTGAGACATTGAAAGTTGATTGTTAAAATCCATGAAGTACAAACTGGAGTCGGAGCTTCTAGTTTCATCAGCTTCACCCCAATTAATTTACTAATTAAATAAACTAGTCTTTTTACGTGAGAAACTGAAATTTGCAAGTGTTTCTCTATTTTGACCTCTAATTCAAAGGTAAAACGTCTTGTTAATTCATGTTGATCagctttaatattttaatatatttcaagCCTGGTCACAGTTTGCTTATGGTTTAGTGAATTATTGTATGAACACATGTAAACTAACATGTAATATCATGAGATTCTGAGCTACAACTCTGGTTTTAAACCTGTGTCTGTTCTCACCGAGTcaaagtgtgaaaataaaagcattgacTGATCAGCTCCTGTTTGCACTGAACTCAGTGATGATGAACAAACCTGCTCGGTCACGTTTAACGTGTCAAAGTAAAGAAACGATGTAAATCTAATCTGAACAACTCGACCAACTTAACCTGTTTATACCATCAACTCTGCATGAACTGGAAACTGGTATTAATTAAGTGTTGTGTCCTGATTCACAGTAATGTTGAAACGATGAATGATTcgttattatttttaacataCCGAGAAAAGAATCTTTATATTTGACAAactgattatttcttttaaactttAGATGaagaaacattatttaaaacctGCTTCTAATGTTTTGACTCGTTTAGAGCTGCTATGATTAGTCAAATAACAGATCAATAATCGTCTGACAGAAGCTTCGGGACTTTAAAGGaaattgtgtctgtgtcttcagTCCAATGGGAGACAGCGATGACGAGTTCGACAGGAGGAGGCGGGACAAgttcaggagagagaggagcgacaTGGAGCGGtcgagggagagggaggagaggaggcgggACGACTGGCCCGACAGGTAAACCCACCTGACGTCACTCTCACCAAGTAGACTGAAATTGTACTGGTTGGTGGAAGCATACAACCACAGCTtgagtgtgttcatgtgtgtgaccGACATGTGTGGATATCGCTTGTTCAGGGACTGGGACCgcggcagagagaggaggagggattaCGATCGCGGTCGCAGAGAGAGGTTTTCTCCACCTCGACACATCAGCCCTCAACACAAACGCATGAGGAGAGACtggtgagctgtgtgtgtgtgttttagcagCACGCATGTATTTTATCCACTCATCTATACTCATTCTGTCATTTGTGGCTGAATGTTTTCAGGGATGACCACCGGGGGGAGCCGTACCGCTACGACATGCCCTACGGAGGAGGGGCTCCGTTTCCAGGGGCGGGGCCTCAGGGCTGGCATCCTGACCTCCCCCACCTTCACCCCCACCACGGAGGTCACCCACTTCAGGGCAGGTGAGCCACTGCCCCAACACGTGGTCAAAGTTCAAGATCATCCTGGTCTAACATGTTTTTGGTCTCTTGAACATGACATCTTAAATCTGCCTCTAAGGATATTCTTCAAATTTAGACCAGttgtcatttggactcaaagatgaactgattagattttaccggtcaaaggtcacagtgacctcatgttatgGTGAATATAACATGACAGAAACACCTGGAGGAACTGAGACTTCAGTGGTTAGTGGAGATGTACAACAACAGACCGGTGATTCCAAGAGAAGTGACAAGAAGTCTGATCTGACGTCTCTCTTTTGTGGTTCATATTGTCTCAGGTTGGggatggtggatcctgaccttcctcctcctggtcctccCACCATGAGGAGCTTTAAGGTGAGCAAACAAACTGGGCTTCTGTCACAACACTCGAGCGAGGGGTCGAAGGTCAGGACGCACTCATTCTGATTCATTTGCAGGAGTTCCTGTTGAACATGGAGGACAGTGTCGATGAGACAGAGGCGGTGAAGCGTTACAACCAGTACAAACTGGACTtcaggaggcagcagctgcaggacttCTTCCTACAGCACAAAGACCAGGAGTGGTTTCGCTCAAAGTACCACCCCGAAGACATCATGGCCAGTAAGGCGGAGTCTCTGGCCTCCCTCAAAACCCGGCTAAgcgtcttcctcttccttctggACAACAACTGGCTGGAAAACATGTCTCTGGACATGGACCACAGTGCAGCAATCATAAAACTCCTCGACGCAGGTGAGATCAGTGAATGTATATTAAGATATAAAacttatatttacatatatccAGTTGCTGGTGTCACCTTGCTGAGGATTCTGGGTAATGcgcccctctctctttccctgcagCCGTGataaagatggagggaggtaCAGACCTTGACCTGCAGGTCCTGGAGGCACCTGCAGCTCCTGTGGCGGCAGCGGGCGGGGAGACGAGCAGTGGCGTcatcagtggagcagcagctggaggtgagAAGAGTCAGGGcgagcagagcagaggaagtGTCAGCGATCAAAGCAGCTCAGAGGCGACCAGTAGTCGAACGGAGGCGTCGACCAGCGGAGAGAAGGGCGAGAAAAAGGACTGTGATAAGGTCagaatgatgatgtcacacagcGGTAAATAACAGTGACGACATGTTCGCGTCAGGgcattaaacatatttttgtccCAGGACTGTGAAGAGGAGGCCACGCAGAATGGCGAGAAGGAgaaggacgtagaagaagaagaggaggaggaggaggaggatgaggaggaggaggagaagaaagatgaagatgaagaggaggagggggaggaggaggaggaggaagaggaggagggggaggagaagaaggcaaagaagacaaagaagacaaagacgACAAAGacgacaaagacaaagaaggtGAGTTGGTTCTTGATGACACTAACGTTCTTTGTGGTGTTAGTATTAAATCCTGTCGACTCCTCCACTCAGGGCAGGAAAAGGAAACGCAGCGTGTCAGCTGACAGCGGGGAGGGGAGTGCCTCCGACTCAGACTCCTCCCACTctgaaggagagaaggaggaggacgaagagaaggaagaggaggaggaggaaggaaaagacgGTACTGACCAATTTGTTTTCCTACTTCAGCAACTGTTTAGTCAAAGGTTAAACGACAGAGAGTTGGGGCAAacttatcagtgtgtgtgtctctcagagCGTCGTAAAGAGCGAGGGAAAGAgcgagggaaagagagggagaaagaggccCCTGCGAAACCCCGCCCCCTCCACCTCACCACCTCCCTGTTCATCAGGAGCATCCCACCAGAGGTGTCAAAGGAGGAGATCACTGCGGTaagagatcacacacacacacacacacacacacacacttaaacacaaatGACACCTGGACTAACCTGGCtcgtgtgtgtagttgtgtcgCAGGTACCCAGGCTTCCTACGGGTGGCGCTGTCGGACCCTCAGCCTGAGAGGAGGTGAGTACCGAAGCGCTGGATGTTGTCATTTCAGTCTCATCGCACATTTATCAtccagtttatttaaaacacatctgcAATGCATTTGTAATCGTGGTTTCCGTCTCTTCTAATCCACGAAAATATTGATGTTGGTATTGGCTTCTAAGAGTTGATAACTAAGTCAAACTGAGGAATCGGTTCAGAGGGACAGTTTAGGTTTTTACGTGTCAGGTCACTCACT
The genomic region above belongs to Hippoglossus hippoglossus isolate fHipHip1 chromosome 18, fHipHip1.pri, whole genome shotgun sequence and contains:
- the LOC117751836 gene encoding serrate RNA effector molecule homolog isoform X2 produces the protein MGDSDDEFDRRRRDKFRRERSDMERSREREERRRDDWPDRDWDRGRERRRDYDRGRRERFSPPRHISPQHKRMRRDWDDHRGEPYRYDMPYGGGAPFPGAGPQGWHPDLPHLHPHHGGHPLQGRLGMVDPDLPPPGPPTMRSFKEFLLNMEDSVDETEAVKRYNQYKLDFRRQQLQDFFLQHKDQEWFRSKYHPEDIMASKAESLASLKTRLSVFLFLLDNNWLENMSLDMDHSAAIIKLLDAAVIKMEGGTDLDLQVLEAPAAPVAAAGGETSSGVISGAAAGGEKSQGEQSRGSVSDQSSSEATSSRTEASTSGEKGEKKDCDKDCEEEATQNGEKEKDVEEEEEEEEEDEEEEEKKDEDEEEEGEEEEEEEEEGEEKKAKKTKKTKTTKTTKTKKGRKRKRSVSADSGEGSASDSDSSHSEGEKEEDEEKEEEEEEGKDERRKERGKERGKEREKEAPAKPRPLHLTTSLFIRSIPPEVSKEEITALCRRYPGFLRVALSDPQPERRFFRRCWVTFDRGVNIKETCWNLQNIRLRDCELSPVVNRDLCRRVRTVNGLTHHKPVVRNDIRLSARLVHSLDQRGELWAEQMETNPVLKNITDYLIEEVSAEEEELIGASGGNSDDTGDAKDPASSSEVSVETDDKLMKVLDRLLLYLRLVHSVDYYNFCEYPAEDEMPHRCGLIHVRGPLPVAKITAAEMSEHQRMCEERLAPLLSPSETLSEEEAARLGKKDPEQEVPHPFVYLPVNLSVNLSLTSMPVCLSTQVEKFLTANSQELSKDKWLCPLSGKKFKAPEFVRKHILNKHGDKVAAVRQEVEFFNNFLLDSKRPALPENKPLLPPVQAAPPGIPGFPGQSPQQQSLLGYPPGVRPPMPGFPGIHTHTHTQLVSH
- the LOC117751836 gene encoding serrate RNA effector molecule homolog isoform X1, encoding MGDSDDEFDRRRRDKFRRERSDMERSREREERRRDDWPDRDWDRGRERRRDYDRGRRERFSPPRHISPQHKRMRRDWDDHRGEPYRYDMPYGGGAPFPGAGPQGWHPDLPHLHPHHGGHPLQGRLGMVDPDLPPPGPPTMRSFKEFLLNMEDSVDETEAVKRYNQYKLDFRRQQLQDFFLQHKDQEWFRSKYHPEDIMASKAESLASLKTRLSVFLFLLDNNWLENMSLDMDHSAAIIKLLDAAVIKMEGGTDLDLQVLEAPAAPVAAAGGETSSGVISGAAAGGEKSQGEQSRGSVSDQSSSEATSSRTEASTSGEKGEKKDCDKDCEEEATQNGEKEKDVEEEEEEEEEDEEEEEKKDEDEEEEGEEEEEEEEEGEEKKAKKTKKTKTTKTTKTKKGRKRKRSVSADSGEGSASDSDSSHSEGEKEEDEEKEEEEEEGKDERRKERGKERGKEREKEAPAKPRPLHLTTSLFIRSIPPEVSKEEITALCRRYPGFLRVALSDPQPERRFFRRCWVTFDRGVNIKETCWNLQNIRLRDCELSPVVNRDLCRRVRTVNGLTHHKPVVRNDIRLSARLVHSLDQRGELWAEQMETNPVLKNITDYLIEEVSAEEEELIGASGGNSDDTGDAKDPASSSEVSVETDDKLMKVLDRLLLYLRLVHSVDYYNFCEYPAEDEMPHRCGLIHVRGPLPVAKITAAEMSEHQRMCEERLAPLLSPSETLSEEEAARLGKKDPEQEVEKFLTANSQELSKDKWLCPLSGKKFKAPEFVRKHILNKHGDKVAAVRQEVEFFNNFLLDSKRPALPENKPLLPPVQAAPPGIPGFPGQSPQQQSLLGYPPGVRPPMPGFPGGGPPYPHNQFGGGRGNYDNFRGHLGGGGGGGGFPAKQRNSRGARGDPRSIIEYRDLDAPEDLDFF